In Paenibacillus sp. J23TS9, a single genomic region encodes these proteins:
- a CDS encoding discoidin domain-containing protein → MNSGQPLKPGISMFSALVLLFTIVFSSYPPAAVAEESVNEPSPFAIEEPTADEQTEMQQTVVDATYSETALSEAGKENYALKKPVKVSGNEVDYGLFPEYAVDGNMGTRWSSAKTDDQWFVVDLGETKDIGQVVIHWQTPAKSYQIYTSIDGEQWNNIKDDDSLIDCSGGKDVLDFPSRPARFVKFQGVERAPVEGIYYGYSFYEFQVFEEDHIAKIIQGITGLEPIAEGQTKLTLPEVPAGYRVSVYGSDALPVIDKDAVIHPPLVDRKVHVILQVQNEAKSEEKGITASFEVTVPGIYSPGTEQNPEPRVIPSLREWVGDTGQFTLTPASNIVVNDAALQTTADILKEDLKDVSGLDLETRQGSPSNGDLYLTLDPSLNYLGAEGYVLDINDYASIAAPTEKGVLWGTRSVLQILKQDAGHDQLPKGLSHDYPKYETRGLMIDVARKFYTIDFLRKYVKMLSWYKMTDLQIHLNDDVGAPFPDGKRSAFRLESDRYPGLTSQDGYYTKEEFRDLQRLGRKYGINIIPEIDTPGHSRAFTTYDPSLGKDSFLDITKPAATEFITNLFDEYIDGYGSDKEPTFLGPDVHVGTDEYAGGSNEDFRKYMDTLIQHINDKGKHPYVWGGLKQFAGTTPVSNQATMAVWYEPYEGPQQAMDEGYDIINTDTNYMYLVPRLYRDYLDTPLLYREWEPVKWLGVTLPYGLPQLKGGMFALWNDISYASGISMDDSHARMLPAMQVLSEKMWQGARDGADYNAFMKAASTIGDAPNTDLSHRIDVDNPDGNVINYTFEDGFQDVSGNHMDGAATNVTLEEGKYGKGAAFHGGQSYIQTPLNPLWFGWTVSMWIKPDADNPDDAVLMESPNGTIKLKQGKTGKLGFSKEGYDSVFQYEVPVNRWTHILLTGNQIGVSLYVNGNEYMEKLGQPVPLIQTLVLPAGKIGSDTNAFKGMIDNFQIYNRYTPLLDVNNFSLQAKAESSPLEADVLTPDKAIDGNLSTRWSSAYDDASWMIIDLGQSRKINKINIAWETQAEKFKLLVSEDKQSWTNVKPNDEILRSNGKLDTIDFDPIEARYVKFQGVERRPVGDTKYGYSIYELEVYGDDLMVSYNETIRLAELLLASGKGDPALRSQLLAMLDRYPYQFEAVAETLKDLVSRLKASIEEKPTDPGAANGGTASSGGGGNAGGGGTSANVDEAEISLNPGKPGILTLGDRVTIQIPTDAVKTPARLHIRKLENTEPVMKDKAGAISPAYELTLTPGGSFEKAVRMSISFDSSNLKANQKASIFFYDPSSKKWIEVGGTASASIIQADVMKTGIYAVFAVGTEAPQPVSGTFTDTARHWASDDIVKAVQLGIVTGYPDGMFRPDGKVTRAEFAAMVARALKLQGSGSIVTFKDAVSIGDWARMPIAQAVEAGIVNGYEDGTFRPNAFIQRDEMVTMVARALKLESIEGGKAKTAFADDASIPAWAKNAIQAAALEGLIQGRSGNLFDADETATRAEAVTIMLKAADYKSR, encoded by the coding sequence ATGAACTCTGGACAGCCTTTGAAACCGGGAATCTCTATGTTTTCAGCACTTGTACTGTTATTCACGATTGTTTTTTCGTCGTATCCGCCAGCAGCTGTTGCCGAAGAAAGCGTCAATGAACCCTCTCCGTTTGCTATAGAGGAACCGACAGCCGATGAACAAACGGAAATGCAGCAAACAGTTGTTGACGCCACGTATTCTGAAACCGCTTTATCTGAAGCGGGAAAAGAAAACTATGCTTTAAAAAAGCCGGTTAAAGTCTCTGGCAACGAAGTAGACTACGGATTATTCCCCGAATATGCCGTAGACGGGAACATGGGCACGCGCTGGTCATCGGCAAAGACGGACGACCAGTGGTTCGTCGTGGATTTAGGGGAAACGAAGGATATCGGCCAGGTGGTGATTCATTGGCAAACACCAGCCAAATCGTATCAAATCTACACATCTATCGACGGCGAACAATGGAATAATATCAAGGACGATGATAGTTTGATCGATTGCAGCGGGGGAAAAGACGTTCTTGATTTTCCAAGCAGACCGGCGAGATTCGTAAAATTCCAAGGGGTGGAACGAGCTCCGGTCGAAGGCATCTATTATGGTTATTCCTTTTATGAGTTTCAAGTGTTTGAGGAGGATCATATCGCGAAAATCATCCAGGGCATCACCGGTCTTGAGCCGATTGCCGAAGGACAAACCAAGCTTACACTGCCCGAGGTTCCCGCCGGGTACCGCGTATCCGTCTATGGCAGCGATGCGCTGCCTGTGATCGATAAAGATGCCGTCATACATCCTCCGTTAGTGGATCGCAAGGTCCATGTCATACTGCAGGTGCAGAATGAAGCGAAATCGGAAGAGAAAGGCATAACGGCCTCTTTCGAAGTGACGGTACCCGGAATCTATTCGCCCGGGACAGAGCAGAATCCGGAGCCAAGAGTCATTCCATCGCTGCGGGAATGGGTTGGAGATACCGGACAGTTCACGCTGACACCTGCTTCAAACATCGTAGTTAATGATGCGGCCTTACAGACGACAGCGGACATACTTAAAGAGGATTTGAAGGATGTCAGCGGTTTGGATCTGGAGACCCGTCAAGGCTCTCCGTCGAATGGGGATCTCTATCTAACCCTTGATCCTTCCCTAAACTATCTGGGAGCCGAAGGATACGTGCTGGATATAAATGATTACGCTTCCATAGCGGCCCCGACCGAAAAAGGAGTCCTCTGGGGAACGCGCTCCGTTCTTCAGATTCTGAAGCAGGACGCCGGGCATGATCAACTGCCGAAAGGGTTATCGCATGATTATCCCAAATACGAGACCCGGGGGCTCATGATCGACGTGGCACGGAAGTTTTACACGATTGATTTTTTACGCAAATACGTCAAAATGCTGTCCTGGTACAAAATGACGGATTTGCAAATTCATTTGAATGACGATGTAGGAGCACCTTTTCCGGATGGTAAACGTTCCGCCTTCCGTCTGGAGAGCGATCGGTACCCAGGCCTAACGAGTCAGGACGGTTACTATACGAAGGAGGAATTCCGCGATTTGCAGCGACTGGGCCGCAAATACGGCATCAACATTATTCCCGAGATCGATACGCCGGGCCATTCTCGTGCTTTCACCACCTATGACCCATCGCTTGGCAAGGACAGCTTCCTGGACATTACGAAGCCGGCCGCCACCGAATTCATCACGAATCTGTTCGATGAATACATTGATGGATACGGCAGCGACAAGGAGCCTACGTTCCTGGGACCGGATGTGCATGTCGGAACGGATGAATATGCAGGCGGATCGAACGAGGATTTTCGCAAGTACATGGATACGTTGATTCAGCATATCAACGACAAGGGAAAGCATCCCTACGTTTGGGGTGGGCTCAAACAATTTGCCGGCACGACGCCGGTCAGCAACCAAGCTACCATGGCGGTATGGTATGAACCCTATGAAGGACCGCAGCAGGCGATGGACGAAGGATACGATATCATCAACACGGATACCAACTATATGTATCTTGTACCGAGGCTCTATCGGGATTACCTGGATACGCCGCTGTTGTATCGGGAATGGGAGCCCGTTAAATGGCTAGGCGTCACCTTGCCGTACGGTCTTCCGCAGCTGAAAGGCGGCATGTTCGCCTTATGGAACGATATTTCTTATGCCTCAGGCATATCGATGGACGATTCCCATGCGAGGATGCTCCCGGCCATGCAGGTGCTTTCCGAAAAAATGTGGCAGGGGGCTCGTGACGGAGCCGATTATAACGCATTCATGAAAGCGGCCTCGACCATCGGGGATGCGCCCAATACCGATCTGTCGCACCGCATCGACGTTGATAATCCGGATGGAAACGTCATCAACTACACTTTCGAGGACGGATTTCAAGATGTTTCGGGTAATCACATGGATGGAGCAGCGACGAATGTAACGCTGGAAGAAGGTAAATACGGTAAAGGAGCCGCATTTCACGGTGGCCAAAGCTATATTCAAACGCCGCTGAACCCGCTGTGGTTCGGCTGGACGGTATCGATGTGGATCAAGCCGGATGCGGATAACCCGGATGATGCCGTGTTGATGGAATCTCCTAACGGCACGATTAAGCTAAAGCAGGGGAAGACCGGGAAGCTGGGTTTCTCGAAAGAAGGATACGACAGCGTTTTTCAATATGAGGTCCCTGTTAACCGCTGGACGCATATTCTGTTGACCGGCAACCAAATCGGTGTGTCGCTCTACGTGAACGGAAACGAGTACATGGAAAAGCTTGGACAGCCGGTACCGCTGATCCAAACGCTGGTGCTGCCTGCTGGAAAAATCGGAAGCGACACGAATGCATTTAAGGGCATGATCGACAATTTCCAGATTTACAACCGCTACACGCCGCTGCTGGATGTCAATAATTTCTCGCTTCAAGCCAAGGCGGAATCATCTCCTCTGGAAGCGGATGTATTGACGCCGGATAAAGCGATCGATGGCAATCTTTCGACCCGCTGGTCCAGCGCGTACGATGACGCTTCCTGGATGATCATCGATCTCGGACAGTCCCGGAAAATCAATAAAATCAATATTGCCTGGGAGACCCAGGCGGAAAAGTTCAAGCTCCTTGTTTCCGAGGATAAACAATCCTGGACTAACGTGAAACCAAACGACGAGATTCTCCGGTCCAATGGGAAACTGGATACGATCGATTTCGATCCGATCGAAGCCAGATACGTGAAATTTCAAGGCGTGGAGCGGCGTCCCGTAGGCGATACCAAGTATGGCTATTCGATTTATGAGCTGGAAGTGTACGGGGATGATTTAATGGTTTCCTATAATGAAACGATTCGTCTGGCAGAACTATTGCTCGCTTCGGGTAAGGGCGATCCTGCCCTCCGCAGTCAGTTGCTTGCCATGCTGGATCGCTATCCTTATCAATTCGAGGCTGTCGCCGAGACGCTGAAAGACCTGGTATCCCGGTTAAAAGCTTCAATCGAGGAAAAACCGACCGATCCTGGAGCAGCTAACGGAGGCACGGCCAGCAGCGGTGGAGGAGGGAACGCCGGAGGAGGAGGGACTTCTGCAAACGTAGACGAAGCAGAAATCTCACTGAACCCCGGTAAGCCCGGTATATTAACATTAGGCGACCGGGTCACCATTCAGATTCCGACGGATGCAGTGAAGACACCGGCGCGCTTGCATATTCGAAAGCTGGAGAATACCGAACCCGTTATGAAAGACAAAGCTGGAGCCATCAGTCCTGCATACGAACTGACGTTAACTCCAGGCGGCAGTTTCGAAAAAGCAGTCCGCATGTCGATATCCTTCGACAGTAGTAACCTTAAAGCGAATCAGAAGGCATCCATTTTCTTCTATGACCCTTCATCCAAGAAGTGGATCGAAGTCGGGGGGACGGCATCCGCAAGCATTATCCAAGCGGACGTTATGAAGACAGGCATCTATGCGGTCTTTGCGGTAGGGACTGAGGCTCCCCAGCCGGTATCAGGTACGTTCACCGACACGGCTCGCCATTGGGCTTCGGACGATATCGTGAAAGCCGTTCAGCTTGGGATCGTTACCGGTTATCCGGACGGCATGTTCCGGCCTGACGGGAAAGTGACGCGGGCTGAATTTGCAGCCATGGTGGCCAGAGCACTTAAGCTGCAGGGAAGCGGCAGCATTGTTACGTTTAAGGATGCGGTTTCAATCGGAGATTGGGCACGAATGCCCATCGCGCAAGCGGTAGAGGCCGGTATCGTTAACGGCTACGAAGACGGGACGTTCAGACCAAACGCCTTCATTCAGCGCGATGAGATGGTTACGATGGTTGCGCGCGCATTGAAGCTGGAATCGATCGAGGGTGGCAAAGCCAAAACGGCATTTGCCGATGACGCATCCATTCCCGCTTGGGCAAAAAACGCAATCCAGGCTGCAGCCTTGGAAGGATTGATCCAAGGCCGGAGCGGCAACCTGTTCGACGCAGACGA
- a CDS encoding family 16 glycosylhydrolase gives MKLFFTTKRMFRKKTWSLLLVLLLLTGPGLWPTLKVQAAAGSTISSMSYFSAADGPVITKSGVGQASYGFVMPVFNGGSATWNDVVQDLGVNVKVNGNWVDIDSVGSFVYNQNWGHWNDGGFTGYWFTLSATTEIQLYSKANGVKLEYQLVFQNINKTTITAMTPTQGPQITASLTGGAGFTYPTFNNDPAITYAAVADDLKVYVKPVNTSEWIDIDNNAASGWIYDQNFGQFTDGGGGYWFNVTESINVKLQSKTSSANLVYTITFDKPARNSFVLTPYDGTTYTANESGAIGIPLPKIDGGAPIGTELGNFIYQIKINGSWVDLDNSSQSGFMYASNGYNNMSNANQWGYWSDYIYGLWFQPIQVDMQIRIGYPLNGQSGGNIGSNYVTYTFIGNPNAPRPDVSDQEDILVGTPSDPAINGMNLIWQDEFNGTQLDQSKWSYEQGYYLNDDPNTWGWGNAELEYYTDHAQNVFVQDGKLTIRALNEPKSFPQDPNRNAQYSSGKINTKDHFSFKYGRVDFRAKLPTGNGIWPALWMLPKDNIYGTWASSGEIDVMEARGRLPGATSGTVHFGGTWPANQYLSSEYHFPQGQTIASDYHVYSVVWEEDDIKWYVDGKFFFKVTRDQWYSAAAPNNPNAPFDQSFYLIMNLAVGGNFDGGRTPDPSDIPATMQVDYVRVYKEGNSQNPGNIPVTGVTVNPAASQVEVGQTTQLNASVSPSNATNTQVTWSVSNSGIASVNQSGLVTGLVPGTTTVTAMTADGNKASSATITVVPPPSTVIVIGDEVKGLKKTGDELVFYVNGATFADLHYKVNNGVQLNVAMTSAGNSNYTYPVHNLKQGDTIEYFFTYNPGQGALDTPWQTYVHGVTQGKPE, from the coding sequence ATGAAGCTTTTTTTTACGACGAAAAGGATGTTTAGGAAAAAGACATGGAGTTTGTTGCTGGTGCTCTTGCTGCTGACTGGTCCCGGCCTGTGGCCTACTTTGAAGGTACAGGCCGCAGCTGGATCCACCATCTCCTCGATGTCTTACTTTTCGGCTGCAGATGGGCCTGTCATCACAAAATCAGGGGTTGGCCAGGCCAGTTATGGGTTTGTGATGCCTGTTTTCAACGGAGGCTCTGCCACCTGGAATGATGTTGTCCAAGACTTGGGCGTCAATGTGAAAGTAAACGGCAACTGGGTCGATATCGACAGCGTCGGAAGCTTTGTCTATAACCAGAACTGGGGTCACTGGAATGACGGCGGCTTTACGGGCTATTGGTTCACGCTCTCTGCAACAACCGAGATTCAGCTGTACTCCAAAGCAAATGGGGTTAAACTGGAATACCAACTTGTTTTTCAGAACATCAACAAAACAACCATCACCGCGATGACGCCGACGCAAGGTCCGCAAATTACGGCGAGTTTAACAGGCGGTGCCGGCTTCACCTACCCTACTTTCAACAATGATCCTGCCATAACCTATGCAGCTGTTGCGGATGATTTGAAGGTATATGTGAAACCTGTCAATACAAGCGAATGGATCGATATCGATAACAATGCAGCAAGCGGCTGGATTTATGATCAAAACTTCGGTCAATTCACCGATGGCGGCGGAGGCTACTGGTTCAACGTGACCGAGTCGATCAACGTCAAATTACAATCGAAGACATCTTCGGCAAACCTCGTATATACCATCACCTTTGATAAACCTGCAAGAAATTCGTTTGTGCTGACGCCTTATGACGGTACGACCTATACAGCCAACGAGAGCGGCGCCATCGGCATCCCGCTTCCGAAAATTGACGGCGGTGCGCCGATCGGAACGGAGCTTGGCAATTTCATATACCAGATCAAGATCAACGGCAGCTGGGTCGATCTGGACAATTCGAGCCAAAGCGGATTCATGTATGCTTCGAACGGCTATAATAACATGTCCAATGCCAATCAGTGGGGATATTGGTCCGATTATATCTATGGCCTGTGGTTTCAGCCGATCCAAGTGGATATGCAGATTCGCATCGGCTATCCGCTGAATGGGCAATCCGGCGGCAATATCGGCAGCAATTACGTCACGTATACCTTCATCGGCAATCCGAATGCTCCCCGCCCGGATGTCAGCGATCAGGAGGATATTCTTGTTGGAACACCAAGCGACCCTGCCATTAACGGCATGAATCTCATATGGCAGGATGAATTTAACGGAACGCAGCTTGATCAAAGCAAATGGAGCTATGAACAAGGATATTATCTCAATGACGATCCCAATACCTGGGGTTGGGGCAATGCGGAACTGGAATATTATACGGATCATGCGCAAAATGTGTTTGTTCAGGATGGAAAGTTAACTATCAGAGCCTTGAACGAGCCCAAATCGTTTCCGCAAGATCCGAACCGAAATGCCCAGTATTCCTCCGGCAAGATCAATACCAAAGATCATTTTTCATTCAAGTACGGCCGGGTGGATTTCCGTGCCAAGCTACCAACAGGCAACGGGATCTGGCCTGCGCTTTGGATGCTTCCGAAAGATAATATATATGGCACGTGGGCCTCATCCGGCGAAATCGACGTCATGGAAGCCAGGGGACGCTTGCCTGGCGCTACGAGCGGCACCGTACATTTTGGCGGAACGTGGCCGGCAAACCAGTATCTCTCGAGCGAGTATCATTTCCCTCAAGGGCAAACCATCGCGAGCGACTATCATGTATATTCGGTCGTCTGGGAAGAGGATGACATCAAATGGTATGTGGACGGCAAGTTCTTCTTTAAAGTGACCCGGGATCAATGGTATTCCGCGGCAGCGCCGAACAATCCAAACGCGCCTTTCGATCAGTCGTTCTACCTTATTATGAATCTGGCGGTCGGCGGAAACTTTGACGGCGGACGGACCCCGGATCCGTCCGATATTCCAGCAACGATGCAGGTGGATTATGTACGTGTGTATAAAGAAGGAAATAGCCAGAATCCTGGAAACATACCGGTTACCGGCGTCACAGTGAATCCGGCCGCCTCACAGGTGGAAGTAGGTCAGACCACGCAATTGAATGCCAGCGTTTCTCCATCCAATGCAACAAATACTCAGGTAACATGGTCTGTCTCCAATAGCGGCATCGCTTCCGTGAATCAGAGCGGCCTCGTGACCGGACTTGTTCCGGGGACAACCACCGTTACGGCAATGACCGCCGACGGCAACAAAGCATCCAGCGCCACGATCACCGTCGTACCTCCTCCTTCGACCGTTATCGTCATCGGCGATGAGGTAAAAGGCTTGAAGAAAACCGGCGATGAATTGGTGTTCTACGTCAATGGCGCAACCTTTGCCGATTTACACTATAAGGTGAATAACGGCGTGCAATTGAACGTAGCCATGACATCTGCGGGGAATAGCAATTACACCTATCCTGTCCATAACCTGAAGCAGGGGGATACCATCGAGTACTTCTTTACCTATAATCCTGGGCAAGGGGCACTGGATACCCCTTGGCAGACATACGTTCATGGGGTAACTCAAGGGAAGCCGGAGTAA
- a CDS encoding chondroitinase-B domain-containing protein, producing MKLAVGAVTASSYQPNTNYVPANVVDGIWGEDENSQQSRWSASGQGEWLQFDLNQPQKVTYVKIAFLNARERLSSFEITASDTPEFSSGKTVLQKQSSRQLQPEDSILQTYMLDQPTETRYLRLKGYGNNASGSSGNWNSIMEVEWYTGTPPETGEPTSPPAEGGIVNEGDVEPPVFKHVKVSTGSELQQALDQAASGTSIELKDGSYEQNGPFVIKEKHGSAAYPIRITAVHPGKALIAGNSYIHIEDSSYVEVSGLKFVNGIGDENGNQTLTDRGLASRALTGVHPGVQLQSSSHISILGNTFALDETSQEYRFKVDNRSVWCLVNVNGSCRYGESSYDPKGEVYSGPTPYEDNKLLTDNGTNRHYIRVEGKSSHNRIAYNDIGPKKGFGAVVIYDGEGHSGQSISQYDVIEYNHFHDIGPRVSNGLEAIRLGLSSLSLYSGHVTIQHNLFDGLNGEDEIISVKSSDNIVRYNTIRNSYGGIVSRHGNRNSFYGNFILGDGKTPGLSGFRIYGNDHKIFNNYMEGLTDKVIRLDGGTHDGGPEGSTNPTVRWGGEHEQTAVLNNLPEEERTELLRGHWRQYNVQIFHNTIVNVGNSTPAITLGGRTYQPVGTKIYNNLIFSNAGTIFNETSAMMKSPEVERPDYKGNKIEGIASASNNPVVSGMIKKEDLRLVRGIDGLIRLSVYSPAIDAAVSPFFALDDMDGQMRYAPDVGADEYHAGGAKTNRPLLPADVGPRALLK from the coding sequence ATGAAATTAGCAGTAGGGGCTGTTACGGCCAGCTCATACCAGCCGAATACGAACTATGTGCCGGCGAATGTCGTGGATGGAATTTGGGGCGAGGATGAGAACAGCCAGCAAAGCCGCTGGTCTGCATCCGGACAAGGAGAATGGCTTCAATTCGATCTGAATCAGCCGCAGAAGGTCACTTATGTAAAAATTGCTTTTTTGAATGCGCGCGAACGCCTTTCCAGCTTCGAAATCACGGCATCGGATACGCCCGAATTCAGTTCCGGAAAGACCGTGCTCCAAAAACAGTCGAGCCGCCAGCTCCAGCCGGAGGATAGCATCCTGCAAACCTATATGCTGGATCAACCGACAGAGACCAGATATTTGCGTCTTAAGGGATATGGAAACAACGCCAGCGGAAGCTCGGGAAATTGGAACAGCATCATGGAGGTGGAATGGTATACGGGGACTCCGCCGGAGACGGGAGAACCGACTTCGCCTCCTGCCGAAGGGGGAATTGTCAATGAAGGTGATGTAGAGCCTCCGGTATTCAAGCATGTTAAAGTCAGCACAGGCAGCGAGCTGCAGCAGGCCCTCGACCAGGCGGCCAGCGGAACATCGATTGAGCTGAAGGATGGATCTTATGAACAAAATGGGCCATTCGTGATTAAAGAAAAGCATGGTTCAGCAGCTTATCCGATCCGGATAACGGCCGTTCATCCCGGTAAAGCGTTGATTGCAGGAAACAGCTACATCCATATTGAGGATTCTAGCTACGTTGAGGTAAGCGGACTGAAGTTCGTGAACGGAATCGGAGATGAGAACGGGAATCAGACCTTGACGGATCGGGGTCTCGCCAGCCGTGCACTGACAGGCGTTCATCCTGGAGTGCAGCTGCAAAGTTCAAGCCATATCTCAATTCTGGGTAATACCTTCGCGCTCGATGAGACCAGCCAGGAATACAGATTCAAGGTGGATAATCGTTCCGTATGGTGCCTCGTTAACGTCAATGGAAGCTGCAGGTATGGTGAAAGCAGCTATGATCCAAAGGGCGAGGTTTACAGCGGTCCCACACCATATGAAGACAACAAGCTGCTGACAGACAATGGAACCAACCGTCATTATATCCGGGTGGAAGGGAAAAGCAGTCACAACCGTATTGCGTATAATGATATCGGTCCGAAGAAAGGTTTTGGCGCGGTGGTGATTTATGATGGCGAAGGGCACAGCGGACAAAGCATCTCGCAATACGATGTGATCGAATACAACCATTTTCATGACATCGGTCCACGGGTCAGCAACGGTTTGGAAGCGATCCGTCTAGGATTATCCAGTCTCTCCTTGTATTCCGGTCATGTAACGATTCAGCATAATTTGTTTGATGGATTGAATGGGGAAGATGAAATCATTTCGGTGAAAAGCAGCGACAATATCGTCCGCTATAATACGATCCGCAATTCCTACGGCGGTATTGTATCCCGGCACGGCAACCGCAACAGCTTCTACGGCAATTTCATTCTCGGGGACGGTAAAACGCCGGGTCTCAGCGGTTTCCGCATATACGGCAATGATCATAAAATTTTCAACAATTATATGGAAGGGCTTACCGACAAAGTGATTCGACTGGACGGTGGAACACATGACGGGGGGCCGGAAGGTAGTACGAACCCAACCGTACGCTGGGGAGGAGAACATGAGCAAACCGCCGTGCTGAATAATCTTCCGGAAGAGGAACGGACAGAGCTCCTGCGCGGACACTGGAGACAATATAATGTCCAGATCTTCCACAATACGATTGTCAACGTAGGCAACAGCACGCCAGCAATCACCCTTGGAGGCAGAACCTATCAGCCTGTGGGAACGAAAATATACAACAATTTGATTTTCAGCAATGCAGGCACAATTTTTAATGAAACCAGTGCGATGATGAAATCCCCGGAAGTCGAACGGCCTGACTATAAAGGCAATAAGATCGAAGGAATCGCGTCGGCTTCGAATAATCCCGTTGTCAGCGGGATGATCAAAAAAGAAGATCTGCGATTAGTACGCGGCATTGACGGATTAATCCGCTTGTCGGTTTACAGCCCTGCCATTGATGCAGCCGTCAGTCCGTTTTTTGCTCTTGACGATATGGATGGGCAGATGCGCTATGCGCCGGATGTCGGCGCCGATGAATACCACGCTGGCGGTGCGAAGACCAACCGTCCGTTACTGCCGGCCGATGTCGGTCCAAGAGCCTTATTAAAATGA
- a CDS encoding glycoside hydrolase family 88 protein yields the protein MAKLAAEKDKNLELWWRQAQQKVDQLMARGPELAPHAAKNGEYDGLTLDNWISGFWPGMLWIYYDMTGEEKYRNAAWDFDIRMERLMLEENRFHHDVGFQFLPTSILKHKLTNDIDGKRRGLTAANFLAGRFNLAGQYLRAWNRDMPGWAIIDCLMNLSLLFWAAEESGDPRFSHIAKAHADMALKHMIRPDGSTCHVAVFDPANGEMLEYKGWQGYAPDSCWSRGNAWALYGMANTYRSTGDIRYLHASQRVAHHFIASLPEDMVPPWDFRVPNPESEPRDTSAAAIAASGLLELAALTVPEVGTIYRQAAERILASLSEAYAAFNDAGHEGILHGATGHKPEGVNVNVSLIYGDYYYVESLAKLKGWSHRTF from the coding sequence ATGGCTAAGCTTGCGGCTGAGAAGGATAAGAATCTGGAACTATGGTGGAGACAGGCGCAGCAAAAGGTAGACCAGTTAATGGCCAGAGGGCCGGAGCTGGCACCTCATGCGGCGAAAAACGGGGAATATGACGGATTGACCTTGGATAATTGGATATCCGGCTTTTGGCCGGGAATGCTCTGGATCTATTATGATATGACAGGGGAAGAGAAGTACCGGAACGCTGCTTGGGACTTTGATATCCGCATGGAGCGGCTGATGCTGGAGGAGAACCGTTTTCATCATGACGTCGGGTTTCAATTCCTTCCGACCTCCATTCTGAAGCATAAGCTTACCAATGATATCGATGGCAAACGGAGAGGACTGACAGCAGCCAATTTTTTGGCGGGACGCTTCAACCTCGCTGGACAATATCTGCGTGCCTGGAACCGGGATATGCCGGGCTGGGCGATAATCGACTGCCTCATGAATTTGTCCCTTTTGTTCTGGGCCGCAGAGGAAAGCGGTGATCCGCGCTTCAGCCATATTGCCAAAGCGCATGCCGATATGGCTCTGAAGCATATGATTCGTCCGGACGGCTCTACCTGCCATGTCGCGGTATTTGATCCGGCTAACGGCGAAATGCTTGAATACAAAGGCTGGCAGGGGTACGCGCCGGATTCCTGCTGGTCAAGGGGGAATGCGTGGGCATTGTACGGCATGGCAAATACGTACCGGTCTACAGGGGATATCCGATATCTGCATGCATCCCAGCGGGTAGCCCATCACTTTATTGCCTCATTGCCGGAGGATATGGTTCCGCCTTGGGATTTCCGCGTGCCGAATCCGGAGTCGGAGCCGCGTGATACTTCCGCTGCGGCGATTGCCGCTTCCGGCTTGCTGGAGCTTGCCGCATTAACAGTACCGGAAGTCGGTACGATATACCGTCAAGCGGCTGAACGCATTTTGGCTTCTTTATCCGAGGCATACGCAGCGTTTAACGACGCTGGCCATGAAGGCATTTTGCACGGTGCGACAGGGCATAAGCCTGAGGGAGTCAATGTCAATGTATCTTTGATTTACGGGGATTATTATTACGTGGAATCTCTGGCCAAACTCAAGGGTTGGTCACATCGTACTTTCTAG